One Campylobacter concisus DNA segment encodes these proteins:
- a CDS encoding NAD(P)H-quinone oxidoreductase subunit 3, giving the protein MSHSELDSTYLGAFIILLLATCSFSLITFLSSKISKKLANRNTERLKVGFYECGPTTVKQPNKINIHYFFYGILFILFDVEVIFMYPWAVDFRLLGLFGLIEMLLFVVILLIGFAYAWQKGVFKWQSIR; this is encoded by the coding sequence ATGTCACACTCAGAGCTTGACAGTACCTATCTTGGCGCTTTTATCATACTTTTGTTAGCTACTTGTTCATTTAGTCTGATAACATTTTTATCCTCAAAGATAAGCAAAAAGCTAGCCAACCGCAACACCGAGCGCCTAAAAGTAGGCTTTTACGAGTGCGGACCGACAACTGTAAAACAACCAAATAAGATAAATATCCACTACTTTTTTTATGGAATTTTATTTATTTTATTTGACGTTGAGGTCATTTTTATGTATCCGTGGGCGGTGGATTTTAGGCTGCTTGGGCTATTTGGGCTCATCGAGATGCTACTTTTTGTAGTGATCTTACTCATCGGCTTTGCTTACGCTTGGCAAAAAGGAGTCTTTAAATGGCAAAGCATCAGATAA
- the nuoD gene encoding NADH dehydrogenase (quinone) subunit D, with product MSQAPNRLKPFFENLEFEQNDGKMILNFGPQHPSAHGQLKLVLELDGEKVVRAMPEVGFMHRGVEKMAENMTYQEFIPVTDRVDYIASSANNYAFCAAVEKLCAIEVPRRAQIIRVMLLELNRISSHLLFLATHALDVGAMSVFLYAFREREYVLDLIEKYCGARLTHSSIRIGGVPLDLPDGWCEELLKFCEKFPSDITLYEDLLSENRIWQVRLIDVGVVSKELALSSGCSGVMLRASGVARDIRKEEPYLIYDELEFDVPYATKGDCYARYLLYMKEMRECVKILKQCVSKYQTSSPAIIADAPEYVSASKEQIMSQNYSLMQHFVLITQGLKPPKGEIYFASESPKGELGIYINSDGSASPYRLKIRTPSFWHCAIYEDLLVGQYVADVAAIIGSTNIILGEVDR from the coding sequence TTGAGCCAAGCACCAAACCGCTTAAAACCATTTTTTGAAAATTTAGAATTTGAGCAAAATGACGGCAAGATGATACTAAATTTTGGCCCGCAGCACCCAAGTGCACATGGTCAGCTAAAGCTTGTGCTTGAGCTTGACGGCGAAAAGGTCGTGCGCGCTATGCCAGAGGTTGGCTTTATGCACCGAGGTGTTGAAAAGATGGCTGAAAATATGACCTATCAGGAATTTATCCCAGTAACTGACAGGGTCGATTACATCGCATCGAGTGCGAATAACTACGCATTTTGCGCCGCTGTGGAGAAGCTTTGTGCTATCGAAGTGCCTCGCCGTGCGCAGATCATTAGAGTCATGCTTTTAGAGCTAAACCGCATCAGCTCGCACCTTTTATTTTTAGCTACGCACGCCCTTGACGTGGGGGCAATGAGCGTCTTTTTATACGCATTTAGAGAGCGCGAATACGTCCTTGATCTCATAGAAAAATACTGCGGCGCAAGGCTAACTCATAGCTCCATAAGGATCGGTGGTGTGCCGCTTGATCTGCCTGATGGCTGGTGCGAGGAGCTGCTTAAATTTTGCGAGAAATTTCCAAGCGACATCACGCTTTACGAAGATCTGCTAAGTGAAAATAGAATTTGGCAAGTAAGGCTAATAGACGTGGGCGTAGTTAGCAAAGAGCTAGCCCTTAGTAGCGGCTGCTCTGGCGTCATGCTAAGAGCAAGTGGTGTGGCGCGCGACATCAGAAAAGAAGAGCCATATCTCATCTACGACGAGCTAGAATTTGACGTGCCTTACGCCACCAAGGGCGACTGCTACGCAAGATACCTACTTTATATGAAAGAGATGCGCGAGTGCGTGAAAATTTTAAAGCAGTGCGTAAGCAAATATCAGACCAGCAGTCCTGCCATCATCGCCGACGCACCAGAGTATGTGAGCGCTTCAAAAGAGCAGATAATGAGCCAAAACTACTCGCTCATGCAGCATTTTGTGCTGATAACTCAGGGGCTAAAGCCACCAAAGGGCGAAATTTACTTTGCTAGTGAGTCGCCAAAGGGCGAGCTTGGAATTTATATAAACTCAGACGGCAGCGCAAGCCCATACCGCCTAAAAATTCGCACGCCAAGTTTTTGGCACTGCGCTATTTATGAAGATCTGCTTGTGGGTCAATACGTGGCCGATGTCGCTGCGATAATAGGCAGCACAAATATCATCTTAGGCGAGGTTGATAGATGA
- a CDS encoding NADH-quinone oxidoreductase subunit C produces the protein MREYKPKNDLQKKQYYSEKFYIAKQTPKEAASGSKFNEELAVLEQSGVQILSSYVEFDQLVLYVNSSENFKTLDTLKGFGYEQLCELAAVDLIAQKGGYEVFYQLLSITKNRRTRVKCFVKKDEMLKSVCELYKSANWAERETYDLSGVLIKDHPNLKRLIMPDDWHSHPLLKSYPLVGDEAAKWYEVDKIFGSEFREQIGEENRDPAFIDEKDTFGFSRVFDENEDYEYQEEGGVKFVKKAKFNQSQIVKERP, from the coding sequence ATGAGAGAGTATAAGCCAAAAAATGACTTGCAAAAAAAGCAGTATTACAGCGAGAAATTTTATATCGCCAAGCAGACGCCAAAAGAGGCGGCAAGTGGCTCTAAATTTAACGAAGAACTTGCTGTTTTAGAACAAAGCGGAGTGCAAATTTTATCTAGCTACGTGGAGTTTGATCAGCTTGTTTTATATGTAAATTCTAGTGAAAATTTTAAGACCCTTGATACGCTAAAAGGCTTTGGCTACGAGCAGCTTTGCGAGCTTGCGGCGGTTGATCTTATAGCACAAAAAGGTGGATATGAGGTCTTTTATCAGCTTCTTAGCATCACTAAAAACAGGCGCACACGCGTAAAGTGCTTTGTTAAAAAGGACGAAATGCTAAAAAGCGTTTGCGAGCTTTATAAAAGCGCAAACTGGGCGGAGCGTGAGACGTATGATCTAAGCGGTGTTTTAATCAAAGATCATCCAAATTTAAAGCGTCTCATCATGCCTGATGACTGGCACTCACACCCGCTACTAAAGAGCTATCCGCTAGTTGGTGACGAGGCGGCGAAATGGTATGAGGTGGATAAAATTTTTGGAAGCGAGTTTAGAGAGCAGATCGGCGAAGAGAACCGCGATCCAGCCTTTATCGATGAGAAAGATACCTTTGGATTTTCACGTGTGTTTGATGAAAATGAAGACTACGAGTATCAAGAAGAAGGCGGCGTGAAATTTGTCAAAAAGGCTAAATTTAACCAAAGCCAGATAGTAAAGGAACGACCTTGA
- a CDS encoding NADH-quinone oxidoreductase subunit G, producing MKITINDQILEASEGESILNIARANGIYIPALCYLSGCSPTLACRLCMVEANGKVVYSCNAKAKEDMQIYTNTPEIAAERNAIMQTYCVNHPLQCGVCDKSGECELQNLTTILNVKGQNFAITDTHKPHKKWGLINYDPALCVVCERCVTVCKDKIGESALKTVPRGVEVPKELKDSMPKDAYAVFSKMQKSLIGPSVGENLDCSFCGECISVCPVGALVSSNFQYSSNVWELSRVPAANPHQSDCELIFYDVKEKSTSDRRAQIYRVSNDFHFGEISGAARFAYDFHNENARKNETKFNELISNFKNGNIKNIKFNSFITNEEALILERLREKFDLNLLNDEAFKFQNFINIFSEFSGLSSYNADYESLKNSDFIITAGSFLRHESPVTSYKLNNALKMNKASGIYFHHIADEVVKKFSKNFACVSHEAGDLEQILLFVLKNWGENLPAALQARVEKFDENFGLEVAALCEGKAKFTLILGSDFYAHENANLLAALAGVIARSTPFAVMLIPPRTNSLGVAKICTLSREKKPGKTLGYNEMGEFKFSIFEGDLDAGALNQQEGTFTSINNEVVPTNAALAHGGYFLNDITNALGLAAKNTIDYTAQLPKKKGYKGVKFDDLENFYANDGTSHRGYKLEISNFTPKEDIEPLFKEKNELNLKEDEALISLANPINLPSFFANYAIGTAKRAKLYASSEFMAKFEISQNKAIILEKNGQKLAICVELDSELGGIGAYLGDYDEKLDVSAIFEGNCYASVKIIKAENE from the coding sequence ATGAAAATCACCATAAACGATCAAATTTTAGAGGCTAGCGAGGGCGAGAGCATCCTAAACATCGCAAGGGCAAATGGCATCTACATCCCTGCGCTTTGCTACCTTAGCGGCTGTTCGCCAACGCTTGCTTGCAGGCTTTGCATGGTCGAGGCAAACGGCAAAGTGGTCTATAGCTGCAACGCCAAAGCCAAAGAGGATATGCAAATTTATACAAATACGCCAGAAATCGCTGCCGAGCGAAATGCGATCATGCAGACCTACTGCGTCAATCACCCCCTTCAATGTGGCGTTTGCGATAAAAGCGGCGAGTGTGAGCTGCAAAATTTAACTACGATCTTAAATGTAAAAGGGCAAAATTTTGCCATTACAGACACGCACAAACCGCACAAAAAATGGGGACTCATAAACTACGACCCAGCTCTTTGCGTGGTCTGCGAGAGGTGCGTGACGGTTTGTAAAGATAAGATCGGAGAAAGTGCGCTAAAAACGGTGCCAAGAGGCGTTGAAGTGCCAAAAGAGCTAAAAGATAGCATGCCAAAAGATGCCTACGCCGTATTTAGCAAGATGCAAAAGAGCCTAATTGGCCCAAGCGTTGGCGAAAATTTGGACTGCTCGTTTTGTGGCGAATGTATAAGCGTTTGCCCTGTTGGAGCGCTTGTTAGTTCAAATTTTCAGTATAGCTCAAACGTCTGGGAGCTAAGCCGTGTCCCAGCGGCAAATCCGCACCAAAGCGACTGCGAGCTCATTTTTTATGACGTAAAAGAAAAGAGCACTAGCGATAGAAGGGCTCAAATTTATCGTGTGAGCAATGACTTTCACTTTGGCGAGATAAGTGGCGCTGCTAGGTTTGCCTACGACTTTCACAACGAAAATGCCCGCAAAAATGAGACGAAATTTAACGAGCTCATTTCAAATTTTAAAAACGGCAACATAAAAAATATAAAATTTAATAGCTTCATAACAAACGAAGAGGCGCTTATTTTGGAGCGCTTGAGGGAGAAATTTGATCTAAATTTACTAAACGATGAGGCTTTTAAATTTCAAAATTTCATAAATATTTTTAGCGAATTTAGCGGTCTTAGCTCATATAACGCAGACTACGAGAGCCTAAAAAATAGCGACTTTATCATCACTGCTGGCAGCTTCTTGCGCCATGAGAGCCCAGTGACAAGCTATAAGTTAAATAACGCCCTAAAAATGAATAAAGCTAGTGGAATTTACTTTCATCACATCGCCGATGAGGTGGTAAAGAAATTTTCAAAGAATTTCGCCTGTGTGAGCCATGAGGCTGGGGATTTGGAGCAAATTTTACTCTTTGTGCTTAAAAACTGGGGCGAAAATTTACCAGCAGCACTTCAGGCAAGAGTTGAAAAATTTGATGAAAACTTTGGCTTAGAAGTAGCTGCCCTCTGCGAGGGCAAGGCTAAATTTACGCTCATTTTGGGTAGTGACTTTTACGCTCATGAAAATGCAAATTTACTTGCCGCTCTTGCTGGAGTGATCGCAAGATCTACGCCCTTTGCTGTGATGCTAATACCGCCTCGCACAAACTCGCTTGGCGTGGCTAAAATTTGCACGCTTTCACGCGAGAAAAAGCCTGGCAAGACGCTAGGATACAATGAAATGGGCGAGTTTAAATTTAGCATTTTTGAGGGCGACCTTGACGCTGGTGCGCTAAATCAGCAAGAGGGCACATTTACAAGCATAAATAACGAAGTAGTGCCGACAAATGCGGCTTTGGCACATGGTGGCTACTTTTTAAACGACATCACAAACGCACTTGGACTGGCGGCTAAAAATACGATTGATTATACAGCGCAGCTACCAAAGAAGAAGGGCTATAAGGGCGTTAAATTTGATGATTTAGAAAATTTTTACGCAAATGATGGCACAAGTCATAGAGGCTACAAGCTTGAAATCTCAAATTTCACGCCAAAAGAGGATATAGAGCCACTTTTTAAAGAGAAAAATGAGCTAAATTTAAAAGAAGATGAAGCGCTAATAAGCCTTGCAAATCCTATAAATTTACCTTCATTTTTTGCAAACTATGCTATCGGGACCGCAAAACGCGCGAAACTTTACGCAAGTAGCGAGTTTATGGCTAAATTTGAAATTTCACAAAATAAAGCGATCATTTTAGAAAAAAATGGGCAAAAGCTTGCCATTTGTGTGGAGCTTGATAGCGAGCTAGGAGGCATTGGCGCCTATCTTGGCGACTACGACGAGAAGCTTGATGTAAGCGCCATTTTTGAGGGTAACTGCTACGCTAGCGTAAAAATAATAAAGGCAGAGAATGAGTGA
- a CDS encoding NuoB/complex I 20 kDa subunit family protein, with protein MAKHQINYAANGGLPVVLTTVDKLVQWGRSNSLWALSYGLACCAIEMMASGASRYDFDRFGTIFRASPRHSEVMIIAGTLTKKHAEFTRRLYDQMPEPKWVISMGSCANTGGMFNTYSTVQGVDRIIPVDIYIPGCAPRPETLQYALMMLQKKIRKQSAFRAQKPRKLEI; from the coding sequence ATGGCAAAGCATCAGATAAACTATGCTGCAAATGGCGGCCTGCCAGTAGTTTTAACGACCGTTGATAAGCTCGTGCAGTGGGGCAGGAGCAACTCGCTATGGGCGCTTAGCTACGGGCTTGCTTGCTGTGCGATCGAGATGATGGCAAGTGGGGCGAGCAGATATGACTTTGATAGGTTTGGCACTATTTTTAGGGCTAGTCCAAGGCACTCGGAGGTGATGATCATAGCTGGCACGCTAACTAAAAAGCACGCTGAATTTACAAGGCGTCTTTACGACCAGATGCCTGAGCCAAAGTGGGTCATCTCGATGGGTAGCTGCGCAAACACTGGCGGTATGTTTAACACCTACTCAACCGTTCAAGGTGTAGATCGCATAATACCTGTTGATATCTACATCCCAGGCTGTGCCCCGCGCCCAGAAACGCTTCAGTACGCACTTATGATGCTTCAAAAAAAGATAAGAAAACAAAGTGCATTTAGGGCGCAAAAGCCAAGAAAGCTTGAGATATGA
- a CDS encoding NADH-ubiquinone oxidoreductase subunit E family protein, whose amino-acid sequence MRKVDLRHLKGEFLSALGQQIKASEPDEVVIFLFEIGDYSGVEKAVNLAYNLNCEVMNSLKFNQVDWTLTIKKGKI is encoded by the coding sequence ATGAGAAAGGTTGATCTTAGGCATCTAAAGGGCGAGTTTTTGAGCGCTCTTGGACAGCAGATAAAGGCTAGCGAGCCAGACGAAGTGGTGATATTTTTGTTTGAGATAGGTGATTACAGCGGTGTTGAGAAAGCTGTAAATTTGGCTTATAACCTAAACTGCGAGGTGATGAACTCGCTTAAATTTAACCAAGTTGATTGGACATTAACGATAAAAAAGGGCAAGATATGA
- a CDS encoding coproporphyrinogen III oxidase family protein, producing the protein MIFKNIVESFAVNYAHNSIQKSLYNEFNIDILNTTYTKTPKKDKKYMLYAHVPFCHTFCPYCSFHKYHYEQELAKIYFENLREEMRQIKEAGFDFTSLYVGGGTTLINEPELEKTLKLAKDLFSIEDVSAESDPNHISPESLSRFDGLIDRLSVGVQSFDDETLKRVGRYDKFGSAEETKRKIEQALGKIPVISLDLIFNLPNQTKEQIINDVNVAKSISPQQITFYPLMKSELTRENIARALGVSNVDNEREFYEIIVSEFSKGGYRQSNAWAFSNEKRADLRDEYVGSNLEYVGVGSGAFSFLNGELVINAFNLLDYGRKVKARQSPVIAKCAFSKKERLKYTFLTRLFDGAVDIKTYNEQNEANINKDLFIELSLLKLVNAIYEENGIIKPTFFGKYICVVLMRDFYAGMDKVRAIFKDDAKIKRSKVLHIMSENTEQKFDQNIIQPRAAM; encoded by the coding sequence ATGATTTTTAAAAATATTGTTGAGAGTTTTGCTGTAAATTACGCTCATAATTCTATACAAAAATCGCTATATAACGAATTTAACATAGACATTTTAAACACGACTTACACCAAAACTCCAAAAAAAGACAAAAAGTACATGCTCTACGCTCACGTGCCGTTTTGTCACACATTTTGCCCGTATTGCTCGTTTCACAAGTACCACTACGAGCAGGAGCTTGCGAAAATATACTTTGAAAATTTACGCGAGGAGATGAGGCAGATAAAGGAGGCTGGCTTTGACTTTACATCTCTTTATGTGGGTGGTGGCACGACGCTTATAAACGAGCCAGAGCTTGAAAAAACGCTAAAACTCGCAAAAGATCTCTTTAGCATAGAGGACGTCTCAGCTGAGAGCGACCCAAATCACATCTCGCCAGAGAGTTTAAGCCGTTTTGACGGCCTCATCGACCGCTTAAGCGTAGGCGTGCAAAGCTTTGATGATGAGACCTTAAAAAGAGTTGGCAGATATGATAAATTTGGCTCGGCTGAGGAGACAAAAAGAAAGATAGAGCAGGCTCTTGGCAAGATCCCAGTTATCAGCCTAGATCTCATCTTCAACCTACCAAATCAAACAAAAGAGCAGATAATAAACGACGTAAATGTCGCAAAATCAATATCTCCGCAGCAAATAACATTTTATCCACTGATGAAATCAGAGCTAACAAGAGAGAACATCGCTCGCGCACTTGGCGTCTCAAATGTCGATAACGAGCGCGAATTTTACGAGATCATCGTGAGCGAATTTTCTAAAGGCGGATATAGACAAAGCAACGCTTGGGCATTTTCAAATGAAAAAAGAGCAGACCTTCGCGACGAATATGTAGGCTCAAATTTAGAGTATGTGGGCGTTGGTAGCGGGGCATTTAGCTTCTTAAACGGCGAGCTAGTGATAAACGCCTTTAACCTACTTGACTACGGCAGAAAGGTCAAAGCAAGACAAAGCCCAGTCATCGCAAAATGCGCATTTAGCAAAAAAGAGAGACTAAAATATACATTTTTAACAAGGCTTTTTGACGGCGCCGTGGATATCAAAACCTACAACGAGCAAAACGAGGCAAACATCAACAAAGACCTGTTTATCGAGCTTAGCTTGCTAAAACTTGTAAATGCGATCTATGAAGAAAATGGCATTATCAAGCCGACATTTTTTGGCAAATACATCTGCGTCGTGCTCATGCGTGACTTCTACGCTGGCATGGATAAGGTGCGCGCGATATTTAAGGATGACGCGAAGATCAAACGCAGCAAAGTGCTTCACATCATGAGCGAAAATACCGAGCAAAAATTTGATCAAAACATCATTCAGCCACGCGCTGCGATGTAA
- a CDS encoding multidrug ABC transporter permease/ATP-binding protein, producing MLANLIKSNLFSIIKIVILTLAFSGLGVWTLSFINNELVNLKEFDAFVAVKFIAILILFFISAIAANISLTNFGHKFIYELRYQSVKQILDTPNSVINEIGKAKIIASLNNDIKTITFAFMSATGFIQSLVFIICASFYLAYIAPKVFIFSAIWIGATLVINTLLMKKIHLYFRESRTQDDALQKHYDDIVEGHRELSLNRARAQVCFDELNLTGDKKRQSMVKADVYHALSDNFTNVMLLGAVGLCVFLCVAFGWASLQTALSISLTILFLRGSFMSMVGSIPAALSAKVSLEKIMNLNLNEFKQGFKFDDSLSDEWQSIRLKDINFSYEQGKFSLKGVNLEIKRGEITFIIGKNGSGKSTLINILCGLLHPSSGEIYLDGTKIDEANLQSYQAKISAIFADFYLFSQTLCRDGFASQSDIEELLMLLEIDKKVSVINNKLSTTQLSTGQRKRLSLLIAILERRSILILDEWAADQDPLFKRKFYKEILPFLQSKGISIIAVSHDDSYFDMATRIILVKDGFVRELDESERASAAEDAVEKIK from the coding sequence ATGCTTGCGAATTTAATAAAAAGCAATCTTTTTTCAATAATCAAAATAGTGATCCTGACGCTTGCCTTTAGCGGGCTTGGCGTCTGGACGCTCTCTTTTATAAATAACGAACTTGTAAATTTAAAAGAATTTGACGCCTTTGTGGCGGTTAAATTTATAGCTATCTTGATCTTATTTTTCATAAGCGCCATCGCTGCAAATATCTCGCTTACAAATTTTGGACATAAATTTATCTACGAGCTTAGATATCAAAGCGTAAAGCAAATTTTAGACACGCCAAATAGCGTGATAAACGAGATCGGCAAGGCAAAGATCATAGCCAGTCTAAACAACGACATAAAGACGATCACATTTGCCTTTATGAGCGCTACTGGCTTCATACAAAGCCTAGTTTTCATCATTTGTGCTAGCTTTTATCTAGCCTACATCGCGCCAAAGGTTTTTATATTTAGTGCCATTTGGATCGGTGCGACGCTCGTTATAAACACGCTTTTGATGAAAAAGATCCACCTTTACTTTAGAGAGTCCAGAACCCAAGATGACGCACTGCAAAAGCACTATGACGACATCGTCGAGGGGCACAGAGAGCTAAGTCTAAATAGAGCAAGAGCGCAAGTCTGCTTTGATGAGCTAAATTTAACAGGCGACAAAAAGCGTCAAAGCATGGTAAAAGCGGACGTCTATCACGCGCTAAGTGATAATTTTACCAATGTAATGCTCCTTGGCGCAGTCGGACTTTGCGTATTTTTATGCGTGGCATTTGGCTGGGCGAGCCTGCAAACAGCGCTTAGCATAAGCCTTACGATACTATTTTTAAGAGGCTCATTTATGAGTATGGTTGGCTCCATACCAGCCGCACTTAGCGCAAAAGTGAGCCTAGAGAAGATAATGAACTTAAATTTAAATGAATTTAAGCAAGGCTTTAAATTTGATGATAGCCTAAGCGATGAGTGGCAAAGCATCAGGCTAAAGGATATAAATTTTAGCTACGAGCAGGGCAAATTTAGCCTAAAAGGGGTAAATTTAGAGATCAAGCGCGGCGAGATAACATTTATCATCGGTAAAAATGGCAGTGGCAAAAGCACGCTTATAAATATTCTCTGCGGCCTTCTTCACCCAAGTAGCGGCGAAATTTACCTTGATGGCACAAAGATAGATGAAGCAAATTTACAAAGCTATCAGGCAAAGATAAGCGCTATTTTTGCTGATTTTTATCTATTTTCGCAAACGCTCTGTCGTGATGGCTTTGCCAGCCAAAGCGATATAGAGGAGCTTTTAATGCTGCTTGAGATCGATAAAAAAGTAAGCGTTATAAATAACAAACTTAGCACCACGCAGCTCTCAACCGGCCAGCGAAAGCGCCTAAGCCTGCTAATAGCCATCTTAGAGCGCAGGTCTATCCTTATCCTTGATGAGTGGGCGGCCGATCAAGATCCGCTATTTAAGCGTAAATTTTACAAAGAAATTTTGCCATTTTTGCAAAGCAAGGGCATAAGCATCATCGCCGTGAGCCACGATGATAGCTACTTTGACATGGCGACTAGGATCATTTTAGTAAAAGATGGTTTTGTGCGCGAGCTTGATGAGAGTGAGCGTGCCAGCGCCGCAGAAGATGCCGTTGAGAAGATAAAATAA
- the nuoH gene encoding NADH-quinone oxidoreductase subunit NuoH, with translation MSEMLFFVITTIVKAVVILAVMASLAGLATYAERKVLAYMQRRVGPDMVGPAGVLQIVADMIKLFTKEDILPANANKFIFLIAPLISAIAAFAALAPVPFLPEFEIFGHTIRPILADINVGVLYIAGVAAVCVFSPLAAGLASYNKFALISAARAVVSLLSFEVVAGMALLSVVMVTSSLSLVDINNYQKGIFNWLIFKQPLAFVLFVMASFVECNRTPFCLTENETEIVAGYGTEYSGMRWAMFFIGEYTNMIAASIIITLLFLGGFNEFLFIPGALMIILKSSLVFFFFLWTRASWPHLRVDQLSMLCWKILLPLGILNVVITGFALLI, from the coding sequence ATGAGTGAAATGCTATTTTTCGTGATAACAACTATTGTTAAAGCAGTCGTCATCTTAGCCGTCATGGCGAGCCTTGCAGGACTTGCGACTTATGCTGAAAGAAAGGTGCTTGCCTACATGCAGCGCCGCGTGGGACCTGATATGGTAGGGCCTGCTGGCGTGCTTCAGATCGTGGCTGACATGATAAAACTCTTTACAAAAGAGGATATCCTCCCAGCAAATGCAAATAAATTTATCTTTTTAATAGCCCCTCTCATCTCTGCTATCGCGGCATTTGCAGCGCTTGCGCCGGTGCCATTTTTGCCTGAGTTTGAAATTTTTGGGCATACGATTAGACCGATACTTGCTGACATAAACGTAGGCGTTTTATATATCGCTGGCGTGGCAGCGGTTTGCGTCTTTTCGCCACTTGCAGCAGGCCTTGCAAGCTACAATAAATTTGCACTAATCAGCGCTGCTCGTGCAGTCGTATCGCTTCTTAGCTTCGAAGTGGTCGCTGGTATGGCGCTTTTAAGCGTTGTCATGGTGACTAGCTCACTCTCGTTAGTTGATATAAACAACTACCAAAAAGGCATATTTAACTGGCTCATCTTCAAGCAACCCCTAGCCTTCGTGCTTTTCGTGATGGCAAGCTTTGTGGAGTGCAACAGAACGCCATTTTGTCTAACAGAAAACGAGACCGAGATCGTAGCAGGTTATGGCACCGAGTATAGCGGCATGAGATGGGCGATGTTTTTCATCGGCGAATACACAAACATGATCGCAGCAAGCATCATCATAACGCTCCTATTTTTGGGTGGTTTTAACGAGTTTTTATTTATCCCGGGTGCTTTGATGATCATCTTAAAATCAAGCCTAGTCTTTTTCTTTTTTCTCTGGACGAGGGCGTCGTGGCCACATCTAAGGGTTGATCAGCTTAGTATGCTTTGCTGGAAAATTTTACTTCCGCTTGGCATCTTAAATGTCGTAATCACCGGCTTTGCACTACTTATCTAA
- the nuoI gene encoding NADH-quinone oxidoreductase subunit NuoI, protein MSEKRYILIDEKIEPKGAFDKFKHFIAATFKLDLLVGLKITLKQMLFSKSHTLKYPMQKMQLNARYRGIHRLLKFVESENERCIGCGLCEKICVSNCISMKTSLGEDGRKKVASYTINLSRCVYCGFCADVCPELAIVCGQEYEVASENKILFGTKAEFLTDDKFLKDQTEFEGYGALPKNADSLVKKTPNALTNDDKAEVMDINLKGSSDV, encoded by the coding sequence ATGAGCGAGAAAAGATATATTTTGATAGACGAAAAGATAGAGCCAAAAGGGGCATTTGATAAATTTAAGCACTTCATCGCCGCTACTTTTAAGCTTGATCTTTTAGTGGGGCTAAAGATCACGCTAAAGCAGATGCTCTTTAGCAAGTCGCACACTCTAAAATACCCTATGCAAAAGATGCAGCTAAACGCCAGATATAGGGGAATTCATAGGCTTTTAAAATTTGTTGAAAGCGAAAATGAGCGCTGCATAGGCTGTGGATTATGCGAGAAAATTTGCGTTAGCAACTGCATCTCGATGAAAACTTCGCTTGGCGAAGATGGTCGTAAAAAGGTCGCAAGCTATACGATAAATTTAAGCAGGTGCGTCTATTGCGGATTTTGCGCTGATGTCTGCCCTGAGCTTGCTATCGTCTGCGGGCAAGAATATGAGGTCGCAAGTGAAAATAAAATCCTCTTTGGCACAAAGGCTGAGTTTTTAACAGATGATAAATTTTTAAAAGATCAAACCGAGTTTGAGGGCTATGGTGCACTACCTAAAAATGCTGATAGCTTGGTGAAAAAGACGCCAAATGCGCTTACAAATGATGATAAGGCAGAAGTGATGGATATAAATTTAAAAGGGTCAAGCGATGTATGA